A genomic stretch from Anaerococcus mediterraneensis includes:
- the rplT gene encoding 50S ribosomal protein L20, which produces MARVKRAINAKKRHKKVLKQAKGYYGSKSLLYRTANQAVMKSLSYAYIGRKHRKRDFRKLWIARINAAARLNGTSYSKLMGGLKKANININRKMLAEMAVNAPEEFTKIVELANKEA; this is translated from the coding sequence ATGGCAAGAGTAAAAAGAGCAATCAACGCAAAAAAAAGACATAAAAAAGTATTAAAACAAGCTAAGGGTTATTACGGTTCTAAAAGCCTCCTATATAGGACAGCCAACCAAGCTGTAATGAAATCTCTATCATATGCTTATATTGGTAGAAAACATAGAAAAAGAGACTTCAGAAAACTTTGGATCGCAAGAATCAATGCAGCAGCAAGACTTAACGGTACAAGCTATTCAAAACTTATGGGTGGCCTAAAGAAAGCCAACATCAACATCAACAGAAAAATGCTAGCTGAAATGGCAGTAAACGCTCCAGAAGAGTTTACAAAAATTGTTGAGCTTGCTAACAAAGAAGCTTAA
- a CDS encoding DegV family protein, with translation MEKIAIMVDSASDLNLEYVKKEGFYFLPLYVNLDGQFLKDRVDIGPDEFYKWVEDNHALPKTSMPSPGDIISLMEKIRDDGYDKLISINIGSKFSGTYNACNLAEVEGLEVFAFDTGNLTMAQGFFAIYAKKLVNEGYSFDQIKEKLTEKIYDSKVFFTIESFEYIVEGGRVPRSFGKIGDALSVKPIVKTVQPNGGFKIEKIVRGEKKVFRHFLKLANNYLDGVKDYYFYIGHGGCYEVIDKLKDTLSDFIDKANIYIEEQISPTLGANTGPGLFGFGFFILD, from the coding sequence ATGGAAAAAATTGCAATAATGGTCGACTCAGCTAGCGACCTAAATTTAGAGTATGTAAAAAAAGAAGGATTTTATTTCCTACCCTTGTATGTAAATCTTGATGGACAGTTTCTAAAAGATAGGGTGGATATAGGGCCAGATGAGTTTTATAAATGGGTTGAGGATAATCATGCTCTTCCGAAAACATCGATGCCATCACCAGGTGATATTATAAGTTTGATGGAAAAAATCAGAGATGATGGTTATGATAAGCTCATAAGTATAAATATTGGTAGCAAATTTTCTGGTACATATAATGCCTGCAATCTTGCAGAAGTTGAGGGGCTAGAAGTATTTGCTTTTGATACGGGCAACCTAACTATGGCCCAAGGTTTTTTTGCAATCTATGCTAAAAAGCTTGTAAATGAAGGCTATAGCTTTGACCAGATAAAAGAAAAACTCACAGAAAAAATATATGATTCCAAGGTGTTTTTTACTATAGAATCTTTTGAGTATATAGTAGAAGGCGGCAGGGTGCCAAGATCCTTTGGTAAAATTGGAGATGCTTTGTCTGTAAAGCCAATAGTTAAGACAGTCCAACCAAATGGTGGTTTTAAAATAGAAAAAATTGTCAGAGGAGAAAAAAAAGTCTTTAGGCATTTTTTAAAATTAGCCAACAATTATCTGGATGGTGTAAAAGATTATTATTTCTATATAGGTCATGGAGGCTGCTATGAGGTTATTGATAAGCTAAAGGATACATTGTCAGATTTTATCGACAAAGCCAACATATATATAGAAGAACAAATAAGCCCAACCCTAGGTGCTAATACAGGCCCAGGTTTATTTGGTTTTGGATTTTTTATTTTAGACTAG
- the infC gene encoding translation initiation factor IF-3, whose protein sequence is MKLLERVLCARYFYTLIGGITIKDLRINDEIRASQVRLIDENGNQIGITSLKDAQDMADEKRLDLVLMSPKAKPPVTRIMDYGKFKYDQEKKDKENRKKQKNAQLKETRFSLNIEDNDLQTKANQTKKFLNNGDKVKVSIRFRGRELGRKEPGYDLMEKFNGMLDGYGKIDKKPKMEGRSLVMFLEPNNEKGE, encoded by the coding sequence ATTAAATTATTAGAGCGGGTACTTTGTGCCCGCTATTTTTATACATTAATTGGAGGTATAACTATAAAAGATTTAAGAATAAATGATGAAATTAGAGCAAGCCAGGTAAGACTGATCGATGAAAATGGTAACCAAATAGGTATAACATCTCTAAAAGATGCCCAAGACATGGCAGATGAGAAAAGACTTGACTTGGTACTTATGAGCCCAAAGGCAAAACCACCAGTAACTAGGATCATGGACTACGGCAAGTTCAAATACGATCAAGAGAAAAAAGATAAAGAAAATAGAAAGAAACAAAAAAATGCTCAATTAAAAGAGACAAGATTTTCTTTAAATATCGAGGATAATGATTTACAAACCAAAGCAAATCAAACCAAAAAGTTCTTAAACAACGGGGATAAAGTAAAAGTTTCTATTAGATTTCGTGGTAGAGAGCTTGGCAGGAAAGAACCAGGCTATGATTTGATGGAAAAATTCAATGGTATGCTAGATGGATATGGCAAGATCGACAAAAAGCCTAAAATGGAAGGTAGATCACTTGTAATGTTCCTAGAACCAAATAATGAAAAAGGAGAATAA
- the rpmI gene encoding 50S ribosomal protein L35: MANKNKTRRAAVKRFKVTGSGKIMRRKAYKGHLTAKKSPNRKRRLRKGTLVSKSEARNIREIIGA, translated from the coding sequence ATGGCAAATAAAAACAAAACAAGAAGAGCAGCTGTTAAAAGATTTAAAGTTACAGGCAGCGGTAAGATTATGAGAAGAAAAGCTTACAAGGGACACTTGACAGCTAAAAAATCTCCAAACAGAAAAAGAAGACTAAGAAAAGGCACATTAGTTTCAAAATCAGAAGCTAGAAACATCAGAGAAATTATAGGCGCATAG
- the pheT gene encoding phenylalanine--tRNA ligase subunit beta, whose product MLVPLIWQKDYIKIEKDLKTITDRLSETGSHVEEVTIHTSDLDGIVLGHVLKQEKHPDADRLQVLTIDVGRDEPITIITNAKNTKEGDYLPVITSGTKMDNGTLIEDHDFFGIVSQGMLTAYSELGYDDSVIPKDLREGVIVLEGEYEPGTPAAEVLSSNTPVIEYEITPNRPDCLSIIGMARESAASFGEKIKLPEIDYKTNNKDIREVFDGLVLDTENCDQFITRAITNVKIEPSPQWLQNYLMLAGMRPINNIVDITNFVMLETGQPLHAYDLDKLNGGITIREAKDGEIVKTIDGTDRKLDDSMLVIADKSGAIGIAGVMGGYDTEVSAETKNIILETAHFSADSVRETSKKLGLRSEASTRFEKGVPIEMADFASRRALHLVDKLGYGEIYDDLYQVGRAESDEKSVKLRLSRLKALTGVDFTMKEAIHNLELLEFEVEKLDEDTILAKVPFFRLDIDIEADLIEEVVRLYGMGNIESKPLVSSLKKGERSASRLLKDDLKLNLVGQKFSEIATYSFISPRDYDRLEISEDSKLRDYISLINPLGEDFSVMRTTQIGSMLDVISKNIKYGQKDLRFFELDRTFVKSGQKLPNENLTLTMGLYGDYTFYDLKDFFTEAMRKTGFAGFEYVANENLKTFHPGRCADILFDGQRIGVIGEISYEVRDEYNIRKPALILELNLSEIEEKRIVDKKYKAIGRFPAIERDYSFVADKDVESKIIEDIIKENSMDLVDKIELFDIYTGQGIEDSKKSISYRVWYRSYEKTLEEKDIKGIEENILNDLKAKDIILRA is encoded by the coding sequence ATGTTAGTACCTTTAATTTGGCAAAAAGATTATATAAAAATAGAAAAAGATTTAAAGACAATTACAGACAGACTTTCTGAAACTGGATCCCATGTAGAAGAAGTTACAATTCACACTTCTGACCTTGATGGCATAGTTTTAGGCCATGTTTTAAAGCAAGAAAAACACCCAGATGCTGATAGGCTACAGGTTTTGACAATTGATGTAGGAAGAGATGAACCTATTACTATAATTACAAATGCAAAAAACACAAAAGAAGGAGACTATCTCCCTGTAATCACATCTGGGACAAAGATGGATAATGGAACTCTTATCGAAGACCACGACTTTTTTGGAATTGTATCCCAAGGTATGCTTACAGCCTACTCTGAGCTTGGCTATGATGATTCTGTAATTCCAAAAGATTTAAGAGAAGGGGTTATAGTTTTAGAAGGAGAATATGAGCCAGGAACTCCTGCAGCTGAGGTTTTATCTTCAAACACTCCAGTTATAGAATATGAAATCACACCAAATAGGCCAGACTGCCTATCAATTATCGGTATGGCAAGGGAAAGTGCGGCAAGCTTTGGTGAGAAAATAAAATTACCAGAAATTGACTATAAAACAAATAACAAAGACATCAGAGAAGTCTTTGATGGCCTAGTTTTAGATACAGAAAATTGCGATCAATTTATCACTCGTGCAATAACAAATGTAAAAATCGAACCATCACCACAATGGCTACAAAACTATTTGATGCTTGCAGGTATGAGACCGATAAATAATATTGTAGATATCACAAACTTTGTCATGCTTGAAACTGGCCAACCTCTCCACGCCTATGACTTAGATAAATTAAATGGCGGGATTACAATTAGAGAGGCAAAAGATGGGGAGATTGTAAAAACAATTGACGGCACAGATAGAAAGCTAGATGATTCTATGCTTGTCATAGCTGATAAGAGCGGAGCAATTGGTATTGCTGGTGTAATGGGTGGTTATGATACAGAAGTATCAGCTGAGACAAAAAATATTATTCTAGAAACAGCCCATTTTAGTGCTGATTCTGTTCGTGAAACTTCTAAAAAACTTGGTCTTCGTTCAGAAGCGTCAACCAGGTTTGAAAAGGGAGTCCCAATAGAAATGGCAGATTTCGCTTCAAGACGTGCCTTACATTTGGTTGATAAGTTAGGCTACGGTGAAATTTATGATGACTTATACCAAGTAGGAAGAGCAGAAAGTGATGAAAAATCTGTCAAACTTCGCCTCTCAAGATTAAAAGCTCTCACAGGTGTTGATTTTACAATGAAAGAAGCTATCCATAACCTAGAGCTTCTAGAGTTTGAAGTTGAAAAACTAGATGAGGATACAATCCTTGCAAAAGTACCTTTCTTTAGACTTGATATAGATATAGAAGCAGACCTCATAGAAGAAGTTGTTAGGCTATACGGTATGGGAAATATCGAGTCAAAGCCACTTGTATCTTCTCTTAAAAAAGGGGAGAGATCTGCTAGTAGACTTTTAAAAGATGACCTAAAACTTAACCTTGTTGGTCAAAAGTTTTCTGAAATAGCTACCTATTCATTTATATCTCCAAGAGATTATGATAGGCTAGAAATAAGCGAAGATTCAAAACTTAGGGACTATATTAGTCTTATAAATCCTCTTGGTGAGGACTTCTCAGTTATGAGGACAACTCAAATAGGTTCTATGCTAGATGTAATCTCAAAAAATATAAAATATGGGCAAAAAGATTTGAGATTTTTTGAGCTAGATAGGACCTTTGTGAAGTCAGGCCAAAAACTTCCAAATGAAAACTTGACCTTGACTATGGGTCTTTATGGAGACTATACCTTCTATGACCTAAAAGATTTCTTCACAGAAGCTATGAGAAAAACAGGCTTTGCTGGATTTGAATATGTGGCAAATGAAAATCTTAAAACCTTCCATCCAGGTAGGTGTGCAGATATACTTTTTGATGGTCAAAGAATCGGGGTTATAGGCGAGATTTCTTATGAAGTTAGGGATGAGTATAATATAAGAAAGCCAGCCCTAATCCTAGAGCTCAACCTATCAGAAATAGAAGAAAAGAGGATAGTTGACAAGAAGTATAAAGCTATAGGAAGGTTCCCTGCTATAGAAAGAGACTATTCTTTTGTAGCTGATAAAGATGTAGAATCAAAGATCATTGAAGATATTATCAAAGAAAATTCTATGGATTTGGTTGATAAAATTGAGCTTTTTGATATTTATACTGGCCAAGGTATAGAAGATTCTAAAAAATCTATATCCTATAGGGTTTGGTACAGGTCATATGAAAAAACTCTAGAAGAAAAAGACATCAAAGGCATAGAAGAAAATATTTTAAATGATTTGAAAGCTAAAGATATTATTTTACGTGCATAG
- a CDS encoding DegV family protein: MEKIAILADSTSDVNDNLRNRDNVYIIPLYVNIDGKYLKDQIDISPEEVLVYNDNHPGDYAKTSAPSPGDMKEIIGQIRNDGYEKIIVITISSKMSATYNTFKNLTEDDPNIHVVDTKSVALMGSLYVAYADDLIKEGLDFGTICDKLESLEGKKMFYAWVDTLDNLVNGGRLPAPVGKAVSFLNIKPIIKVSSEGKLEIVKLKVKEEKAIDQLLNKVRKDIGDSKKYYLGIGHGGDFDLFERVQDKASDLIENSVFYNGNPFGCVVRTHAGKRSFAVFYLKAD; encoded by the coding sequence ATGGAAAAAATTGCAATATTAGCTGACTCTACGTCGGATGTAAATGATAATTTAAGAAATAGGGATAATGTCTACATCATCCCTTTATATGTAAATATTGATGGCAAATACCTAAAAGATCAAATAGATATAAGTCCAGAAGAAGTTTTGGTCTATAATGATAATCATCCAGGTGACTATGCAAAAACATCTGCTCCATCTCCTGGAGATATGAAGGAGATTATAGGTCAAATCAGAAATGATGGATATGAAAAGATTATTGTTATAACAATAAGTTCAAAAATGTCTGCAACCTACAACACTTTCAAAAATTTGACAGAAGATGATCCTAATATCCATGTGGTCGATACGAAGAGTGTAGCTCTAATGGGCAGTCTCTATGTGGCATATGCGGATGATCTAATAAAAGAAGGCCTAGACTTTGGAACAATATGTGACAAGCTTGAAAGCTTAGAAGGCAAAAAGATGTTCTATGCCTGGGTTGACACTTTAGATAACCTAGTAAATGGTGGTAGGCTACCTGCACCAGTTGGCAAGGCAGTTTCATTTTTAAATATCAAGCCAATCATAAAAGTAAGCAGTGAAGGAAAACTAGAAATTGTAAAACTAAAAGTTAAAGAAGAGAAAGCTATAGACCAACTCCTAAACAAAGTCAGAAAAGATATAGGAGATAGCAAAAAATATTATCTTGGTATAGGTCATGGTGGTGATTTTGATTTGTTTGAGAGAGTTCAGGATAAAGCGAGTGATCTTATAGAAAATTCTGTTTTTTATAATGGAAATCCTTTTGGATGCGTTGTAAGGACTCACGCAGGCAAAAGATCATTTGCTGTATTTTATTTAAAAGCAGATTAA
- a CDS encoding MarR family winged helix-turn-helix transcriptional regulator: MKNITLEDIITLSNINFYTRIFSNESKNQEKLTYTESMIVNIIDSLEKPTVNELVRILNVSQPNISYKINTLVSKGYVKKVQSKEDGREFILKLTNKFLDYKKMSFSFVSQVLKNLEKKLDDEQIKDMYKFLALIKEEMQSLDCQYSYPQKLEG; the protein is encoded by the coding sequence ATGAAAAACATCACATTAGAAGACATAATAACCTTATCAAATATAAATTTTTATACTAGGATTTTTTCAAACGAATCTAAAAATCAAGAAAAATTAACCTATACAGAATCCATGATAGTAAATATAATTGATTCACTAGAAAAACCAACTGTCAATGAACTTGTTAGGATACTAAATGTTTCCCAGCCAAACATATCCTATAAGATAAACACACTGGTAAGCAAGGGATATGTAAAAAAAGTTCAATCAAAGGAAGACGGTAGGGAGTTTATATTAAAGCTAACAAATAAATTTTTAGACTATAAAAAAATGTCATTTAGCTTTGTAAGTCAAGTTTTGAAAAATCTAGAAAAAAAATTAGATGATGAACAGATAAAGGATATGTATAAATTTTTAGCTCTAATAAAAGAAGAAATGCAGTCATTAGATTGCCAGTACTCTTACCCACAAAAATTGGAAGGTTAA
- the zapA gene encoding cell division protein ZapA, producing MSEIRLEVKIDGITYPLVSKEPKESLEEIAKYVDRKIKEVKSDKLTFDRQLILACLNIADEYQKYKNEAENFKEENKEAIEKYPTIAKDFEDFKEEYQPYKEKFTSLDEENKKLRSILQDKDQELIQLQKAENDASQLRETIKKLQKQAMDLAKENETLKGKL from the coding sequence GTGAGCGAAATTAGATTAGAAGTCAAAATTGATGGGATAACATATCCACTTGTTAGCAAGGAACCAAAAGAAAGCCTTGAAGAAATTGCAAAATATGTAGATAGGAAAATCAAAGAAGTAAAATCTGATAAGCTCACTTTTGATAGGCAGCTTATCCTGGCCTGTCTAAATATAGCGGATGAATATCAGAAATATAAAAATGAAGCGGAAAATTTTAAAGAAGAAAACAAAGAGGCTATAGAAAAATATCCTACTATAGCAAAAGACTTTGAGGATTTCAAAGAAGAATACCAGCCTTATAAGGAGAAATTCACCTCCTTAGACGAAGAAAATAAGAAGCTAAGGTCAATTTTACAAGACAAGGACCAAGAGCTAATACAGCTTCAAAAGGCTGAAAATGATGCAAGCCAACTAAGGGAAACAATAAAAAAACTTCAGAAACAAGCCATGGACTTAGCAAAAGAAAATGAAACATTGAAAGGAAAACTTTGA
- the pheS gene encoding phenylalanine--tRNA ligase subunit alpha has product MEENLKQVLARAKAEIEKAGDLKDLEDIRVKYLGKKGSITDLKKSIAKLPNEEKPQAGKLINQTSKEIEEILAYKNEEIKAELLKEKIKEEKIDVTAHFDKYESGHLAVINQTMEELESIFQNMGFDVVSGPELDTVKYVFDDLNSPKNHPARSTSDTFYINDEVLLRPHTSSMQIRVMNEGKLPIKMVSAGRVFRNDEVDATHSPMFHQLECLVVDENVSMANLKATLETFIKEMFGDKMNLRYRPHHFPFTEPSLEVDVTCPACMGEGCPACGNTGWSMELLGGGMVHPNVLEACGIDSEKYTGFAFGLGVDRIAMVKYGLDDIRLLYDNDKRFIEQF; this is encoded by the coding sequence ATGGAAGAAAATTTAAAACAAGTTTTAGCAAGGGCCAAGGCTGAAATAGAAAAAGCCGGAGACTTAAAAGACCTTGAAGACATCAGAGTAAAATATTTGGGCAAGAAAGGATCGATTACTGATCTTAAAAAATCTATAGCAAAGCTTCCTAATGAGGAAAAACCACAAGCAGGCAAACTCATCAACCAAACAAGTAAGGAGATAGAAGAAATCCTAGCTTATAAAAATGAGGAGATAAAGGCTGAGCTTTTAAAAGAGAAAATAAAAGAAGAAAAAATAGATGTGACAGCTCACTTTGACAAATATGAGTCAGGACACCTTGCTGTCATCAACCAAACTATGGAAGAGCTTGAAAGCATTTTTCAAAATATGGGTTTTGATGTTGTATCAGGCCCAGAACTTGATACTGTCAAGTACGTTTTTGATGATTTAAACAGTCCAAAAAACCATCCAGCTAGGTCTACATCAGACACATTTTATATCAATGATGAAGTTTTGCTTAGACCTCATACCTCTTCTATGCAAATCAGGGTAATGAATGAAGGCAAGCTCCCTATAAAAATGGTTTCTGCTGGTAGGGTTTTTAGAAATGACGAAGTTGATGCAACCCACTCACCAATGTTTCATCAATTAGAGTGCCTAGTTGTAGATGAAAATGTATCTATGGCCAACCTCAAGGCAACTCTTGAGACATTTATAAAAGAAATGTTTGGCGATAAGATGAACCTAAGGTACAGACCTCACCATTTTCCATTTACAGAACCATCCCTAGAAGTAGACGTGACTTGTCCAGCTTGTATGGGAGAAGGTTGCCCTGCTTGCGGAAATACTGGTTGGTCAATGGAGCTTTTAGGTGGGGGCATGGTTCACCCAAATGTCCTTGAAGCTTGTGGGATTGATAGCGAAAAATATACAGGTTTTGCCTTTGGTCTTGGAGTAGACAGGATTGCTATGGTCAAATACGGCCTTGATGATATCAGACTTCTTTATGACAATGACAAGAGATTTATAGAACAGTTTTAG
- a CDS encoding RNA methyltransferase yields MLIESVSNKNYKFINKLRLKKYRDKEKSFVIESRKLVGEAINSSANIDFIFIKKGVEFESSYETLIFDEPLFDKISLLKSPDGIGAVIKKPDPKPITSRKVLLLDGINDPGNLGTMVRSAEAFGFDDIILADNCVDLYNEKSLRASMGSAFRLNILSMSLEEIKKLKKTYRFLSADMDGIDIKTYQVQGPIILAIGNEANGLSAPIRDLTDDFVKISMLGSIESLNAAIASSIIMNILM; encoded by the coding sequence ATGCTAATAGAATCGGTATCTAATAAAAATTATAAGTTTATAAATAAGCTTAGATTAAAAAAATATCGAGATAAAGAAAAATCTTTTGTAATAGAATCTAGAAAATTAGTAGGTGAAGCTATAAATTCATCTGCTAATATAGATTTTATTTTTATAAAAAAAGGTGTGGAATTTGAGTCTTCTTATGAGACTCTTATTTTTGATGAACCACTTTTTGACAAGATTTCTTTACTGAAAAGTCCGGATGGTATAGGTGCGGTTATAAAAAAGCCAGATCCAAAACCTATCACAAGTAGGAAAGTCCTCTTGTTAGATGGGATAAATGATCCGGGTAATCTAGGCACTATGGTAAGGTCAGCAGAGGCCTTTGGCTTTGATGATATAATCCTAGCTGATAATTGTGTAGACCTCTATAACGAAAAAAGCCTTAGGGCATCTATGGGGTCTGCTTTTAGGCTAAATATTCTATCTATGAGTTTAGAAGAAATAAAAAAGCTTAAAAAAACTTACAGGTTTTTATCGGCAGACATGGATGGGATAGACATCAAAACATACCAGGTCCAAGGACCAATAATACTTGCTATAGGCAATGAAGCAAACGGATTAAGCGCTCCTATAAGGGATCTGACTGACGATTTTGTAAAAATCTCAATGCTAGGTTCCATTGAATCTTTGAATGCAGCCATTGCAAGCAGTATAATAATGAATATACTTATGTAA